The window CTCGCTTTCGGCCGGCCGGTGCTGCGGGGGCTGGTTCAGAAGGGGGTGGCCGAGCTGTCCGAGCAGGAGGTCAGTCGCGACCCGTTTGCCGGTGTGACCCCCGCGCCCCCCGATACCGTGGTGCTCACGCCTGCGCAGCACAGTGCAGCCAAGGCGCTGGTGGAGGCGGCCGCGGCCCCGGGGGCGGCAACCCCCTTCCTGCTCCACGGCGTCACCGGCTCGGGCAAGACCCATGTCTACATCGAGTTGATCCGGGAGGTCGTCCTGCGGCGGGGGCGTGGCGCTATTGTGCTGGTGCCGGAGATCGCGCTCACGCCCCAGACGGTCGCCCGCTTCCGCGCCCACTTTGGCGCAACTGTTTCCGTGCTGCACTCCGGGCTCTCCGACGGCGAGCGCTACGACGCCTGGCGCGCGCTGCGCAGCGGCGAGCGGCGTATTGCCGTGGGTGCGCGTTCCGCGGTGTTCGCGCCGGTTCCCGGACTGGGCGCGATTGTGGTGGACGAGGAGCACGAGGCGACCTACAAGCAGGAAGAGGCGCCGCGCTATCACGCGCGCGAGGTCGCGATCATGCGCGCCCGCCTGGCCGGCGCGGTTTGCGTGCTGGGCAGTGCCACGCCATCGCTCGAGAGCTGGCACAACGCGCGCTCTGGCAAGTTCCGGCTGCTGGAATTGCCGGAGCGAGTGGAGGGGCGGCCGCTGCCGCCCGTGCGCATTATTGACCTGCGCCAGAGCGCGGGTGGCCCGCGGGGTGTGGGACACGGCAGCGCGGGGACGCGGCGACGCGGCGACACGGCGACAGAGGGACGCGGCGACACGGCGACGCGGCAGAACGGGGCGGCCTCGATTCCGGCTTTCGAGCCGGCTTCTGCCCGAGTGGCCGGCAGTGGTGCGATTGGGGAGGGCGGGCTCGCCGCGCCGCCGCGTCGCCCCCTCGCCGAATCGGGGCGTGGTAGCGGGCGGGAGGTGCTGAGCGGGGAGCTCCTGGCGGCGATGGCCGACCGGCTGCGCCGCGGCGAGCAGACGATCCTGCTGCTGAACCGCCGCGGCTACTCGACTTTCGTCCAGTGCCGAAGCTGTGGAATCGTGTGGCATTGCGGCGCCTGCAACGTGTCCCTGACCTACCACCGCAGTCGCCGCCGGCTGGTCTGCCATTACTGCTTCCACGAGGAGTCGCCGCCCGCGAGCTGCACCGGCTGCGGCTCGGCCGACCTCTCCTTCCGCGGGATCGGCACGGAGCAGGTCGAGCAGGCGGCGGCGGAGGCGTTTCCGGCCGCGCGCATTGCGCGCATGGACGTGGACACGACCTCGGGCAAGTGGTCGCACCACCAGATTCTGGACCGGGTAGCGCGGGGCGAGGTCGACATCCTGCTGGGCACGCAGATGATCGCGAAGGGGCTGGATTTCCCGGGCGTGACGCTGGTGGGCGTGGTAAACGCCGACGTGGGGCTGGGGCTGCCGGACTTCCGCGCGGCGGAGCGGACGTTCCAGTTGCTGGCGCAGGTGGCGGGGCGGGCCGGCCGTGGCGCGCGGGGTGGCGAGGTCCTGATCCAGACCGCGCTGCCGGGGCACTACGCGATCCGGGCGGCGCTGTCGCATGACTATGTGGGGTTTGCCACGCGCGAGCTGGAGGAGCGGCGTGGGCCGGGATACCCGCCGCACCGCCGCCTGGTCAACGTCGTCGTGAGCGGTGTGTCCGAGAGGGCCGTGCAGGAGGCCGCAGAGGCGGCAGCGTCCTGGGTACGGCGCCTGCTGCGTGGGCGGGATGCGGAGCGGCACGAAGTGGCGGGGCCCGCCCCTTGTCCTATTGACCGCATCCGCGGCCGCTGGCGCTGGCACTTCCTGCTGCGCAGCGCGAGTGCTGGCCTGCTGAGCAAAGTGTGCCAGGAGCTGCAGGGCCGGTTCCCGCCCGGCTCGGCGGGCAGGCGCCCCCGGGTCACCGTGGATCGCGATCCCGTCAGCCTGCTGTGAGACGGGAAAGTCCATTGCAGGAAAGGACTTGGCGCGCTAAACTTGAAGGTGAGGCCCCTTGCACGTTTGAACAAAACCGCTTGCTCGGGCGTAAAAAACGTAGGACCCGCGTGAAAGGGAGAAGGTCGGCCCCATGGGCTGTCTGGCGCTGAATGCATCGTTCGAGCCTCTGGCCATCCTGCCGGTGCGGCGCGCACTGCGCCTGGTGATTGACCGAAAGGCCGAGATCCTGGAGGTCGACGAAGGGCGCGTGTTCCGCTCCGAGCGGCGCGAGATGCCGTGCCCGTCGGTCATCCGGCTCGTCCGCTACGTGCATGTGCCGCGCAAGTTCCGGCGCCAGGTGACGAACACTTTCCTGTTTGCCCGGGATGGCTACCGCTGCCAGTACTGCGGCCGGCACCGCTTGCAGCTCCGCGGCCGCGAGTTCCTGACCCGGGACCATATCGTCCCGCTGTCCCGCGGCGGCGACAACTCCTGGCAGAACGTGCTGACTGCTTGCTCGGCCTGCAACAACCGGAAGGGCCATCACCTGGCCAACGAGGTTGGCATGCACGCGCTGCATGCGGCGGCCGAGCCGAATCATGTCCAGCTCGTTTGGGCCGTGCGGCGCGTCACGCCGGTGCAGGCGAAGTACATCCGCATGTTCTACGGCGCGGACGTGCTGCGCGCTCTGCAATCGACTACCAGCGAAGCGACGGCGCCGGCCGCTTGAACGCAAGCGGACAAGTTGCCAACAGGCTGAAGCCCCGGCAGCTCCGGCTGCCGGGGCTTCTCTCTGCTCCGCCTGTGGCAGCGGGCGTCCGCCGTCACCGCCCCGAATCCAGCCAGTGGCGCACTTTCTCCACCAGGCGGCTGATCTCGATGGGCTTGCGGACGAAGTCGTTCGCACCCGCCTGCAGCGCCAGTTGACGCGCACCCTCCATCGCGGTCACCGCAATAATCGGGATCTCCTGCGTCGCCCGGTTCCGGCGCAGTTCGCGCGTGGCCTCGAAGCCGTCCAGCTCGGGCATCATGATGTCCATGAGAATCAGGTCGGGCTTCTGCGAAGACGCCACCGCTACCGCCTCGCTGCCGTTCATGGCCACGAGAACCCCATAGCCGCAGGCTTCCAGCAAAGCGCGGA of the Gemmatimonadota bacterium genome contains:
- the priA gene encoding primosomal protein N', which produces MLIDVALPLPIPGTFTYEVAQGSAEPGTRVLVPFGRRRLVGWVVGPGAPPAAGGVRPVLEVLDAATTLTPELFRLCQWIAEYYVAPPGQVFRSALPAVLCNEARPQPQPRTRRILRLTRELPSLQLREEVFGRAQRQRECYEVIESLGGSAEVAHLVEQLAFGRPVLRGLVQKGVAELSEQEVSRDPFAGVTPAPPDTVVLTPAQHSAAKALVEAAAAPGAATPFLLHGVTGSGKTHVYIELIREVVLRRGRGAIVLVPEIALTPQTVARFRAHFGATVSVLHSGLSDGERYDAWRALRSGERRIAVGARSAVFAPVPGLGAIVVDEEHEATYKQEEAPRYHAREVAIMRARLAGAVCVLGSATPSLESWHNARSGKFRLLELPERVEGRPLPPVRIIDLRQSAGGPRGVGHGSAGTRRRGDTATEGRGDTATRQNGAASIPAFEPASARVAGSGAIGEGGLAAPPRRPLAESGRGSGREVLSGELLAAMADRLRRGEQTILLLNRRGYSTFVQCRSCGIVWHCGACNVSLTYHRSRRRLVCHYCFHEESPPASCTGCGSADLSFRGIGTEQVEQAAAEAFPAARIARMDVDTTSGKWSHHQILDRVARGEVDILLGTQMIAKGLDFPGVTLVGVVNADVGLGLPDFRAAERTFQLLAQVAGRAGRGARGGEVLIQTALPGHYAIRAALSHDYVGFATRELEERRGPGYPPHRRLVNVVVSGVSERAVQEAAEAAASWVRRLLRGRDAERHEVAGPAPCPIDRIRGRWRWHFLLRSASAGLLSKVCQELQGRFPPGSAGRRPRVTVDRDPVSLL
- a CDS encoding HNH endonuclease, coding for MGCLALNASFEPLAILPVRRALRLVIDRKAEILEVDEGRVFRSERREMPCPSVIRLVRYVHVPRKFRRQVTNTFLFARDGYRCQYCGRHRLQLRGREFLTRDHIVPLSRGGDNSWQNVLTACSACNNRKGHHLANEVGMHALHAAAEPNHVQLVWAVRRVTPVQAKYIRMFYGADVLRALQSTTSEATAPAA
- a CDS encoding response regulator, encoding MQLRSGNHATILIAEDHLDSREALRALLEACGYGVLVAMNGSEAVAVASSQKPDLILMDIMMPELDGFEATRELRRNRATQEIPIIAVTAMEGARQLALQAGANDFVRKPIEISRLVEKVRHWLDSGR